One window of the Dendropsophus ebraccatus isolate aDenEbr1 chromosome 12, aDenEbr1.pat, whole genome shotgun sequence genome contains the following:
- the LOC138769348 gene encoding nicotinamide N-methyltransferase-like isoform X2, with translation MELRHIKGDILIDLSIGPLVHLLYASCEFFKHIIVLKVSDRCIMELKRWLDSRTGAFNWEHAGKLHAEIEGNCDQSQDKDGKVRSAIQHVVFCDIEKENMTDPIVLPQADCIMIAWLLDDISKDQEDYIRYLRKFSRLLKPGGHLIIIGCLERTYTRVGKDKLRALHYNEDFVRNALVGEGFVIDYCNVKKRTSVSYLTDYKGVIFIAAHK, from the exons ATGGAGTTGC GTCATATTAAAGGAGACATCTTGATTGACCTCAGCATCGGGCCCCTGGTTCATCTTCTCTATGCATCCTGTGAGTTTTTTAAACACATCATAGTGCTGAAGGTCAGTGACAGATGCATCATGGAGCTGAAGAGATGGCTGGACTCACGCACAGGAGCATTTAACTGGGAACATGCCGGAAAACTACATGCAGAGATAGAAGGAAACTG TGATCAGTCACAGGACAAAGACGGAAAAGTGAGATCAGCAATTCAACATGTCGTGTTCTGTGACATTGAGAAAGAAAATATGACGGATCCGATCGTCTTACCACAAGCCGATTGTATCATGATTGCTTGGCTTCTAGATGATATTAGCAAAGACCAAGAGGATTACATCAGATATCTGAGGAAGTTCTCAAGGTTGCTGAAACCTGGAGGACACCTCATAATAATTGGGTGTTTAGAGAGAACATATACAAGAGTTGGAAAAGACAAGCTCCGTGCCTTGCACTACAATGAAGATTTTGTCAGGAACGCTCTAGTTGGGGAAGGCTTTGTGATTGACTACTGTAATGTTAAGAAAAGAACGTCTGTGAGTTATCTTACTGACTATAAGGGCGTCATATTCATTGCAGCTCACAAGTAG
- the LOC138769498 gene encoding indolethylamine N-methyltransferase-like isoform X2 has protein sequence MMASSTYKRYHIHGYDSRQLLEDYFSGHIKGDVLIDLSISSLVHHLHATCEFFKHIIVLKVSDRCILELKRWLDTRTGAFDWGHSIKLHGEIAGKSDELQDKDGKVRSAAQHVVICDLEKDNMTDPIILPPADCIISAWLLEEISKDHDDFIKYLRKFSKLLKPGGHIILFGCLDITFFTVGKDKYHALTYDEDFVRKALVGEGFVIDNCKVKKRRAVSDIIDYKAIIFVAAHKEK, from the exons ATGATGGCTTCCAGCACCTATAAGCGCTATCATATACATGGTTATGATTCCAGACAACTCCTGGAGGATTATTTTTCAG GTCACATTAAGGGAGATGTCTTGATTGACCTCAGTATTAGTTCCTTAGTTCATCATCTCCATGCAACCTGTGAATTTTTCAAACACATCATAGTGCTGAAGGTCAGTGATAGATGCATCCTGGAGCTGAAGAGATGGCTGGACACACGGACAGGAGCATTTGACTGGGGACATTCCATAAAACTTCATGGAGAGATTGCAGGAAAAAG TGACGAGTTACAGGATAAGGATGGAAAAGTGAGATCAGCAGCTCaacatgtggtgatatgtgaCCTTGAGAAGGACAATATGACAGATCCGATAATCCTACCACCAGCCGATTGTATCATCAGTGCTTGGCTCCTGGAGGAGATCAGCAAAGACCATGATGATTTCATTAAATATCTTAGGAAGTTCTCAAAATTGCTAAAACCTGGAGGACATATCATATTATTTGGGTGTTTAGATATAACATTTTTTACAGTCGGGAAAGACAAGTACCATGCTCTGACATATGATGAGGATTTTGTCAGGAAAGCTCTAGTTGGAGAAGGATTTGTTATTGATAACTGTAAGGTTAAGAAGCGAAGGGCTGTGAGTGACATTATTGACTATAAGGCCATAATATTCGTTGCAGCTCACAAGGAGAAGTAG
- the LOC138769498 gene encoding indolethylamine N-methyltransferase-like isoform X1 encodes MMASSTYKRYHIHGYDSRQLLEDYFSGKPDMVFIEDSLIFPIKNLTKTFKEGHIKGDVLIDLSISSLVHHLHATCEFFKHIIVLKVSDRCILELKRWLDTRTGAFDWGHSIKLHGEIAGKSDELQDKDGKVRSAAQHVVICDLEKDNMTDPIILPPADCIISAWLLEEISKDHDDFIKYLRKFSKLLKPGGHIILFGCLDITFFTVGKDKYHALTYDEDFVRKALVGEGFVIDNCKVKKRRAVSDIIDYKAIIFVAAHKEK; translated from the exons ATGATGGCTTCCAGCACCTATAAGCGCTATCATATACATGGTTATGATTCCAGACAACTCCTGGAGGATTATTTTTCAGGTAAACCTGATATGGTCTTCATAGAAGATTCCTTGATTTTTCCTATCAAAAATCTCACAAAAACATTCAAGGAGG GTCACATTAAGGGAGATGTCTTGATTGACCTCAGTATTAGTTCCTTAGTTCATCATCTCCATGCAACCTGTGAATTTTTCAAACACATCATAGTGCTGAAGGTCAGTGATAGATGCATCCTGGAGCTGAAGAGATGGCTGGACACACGGACAGGAGCATTTGACTGGGGACATTCCATAAAACTTCATGGAGAGATTGCAGGAAAAAG TGACGAGTTACAGGATAAGGATGGAAAAGTGAGATCAGCAGCTCaacatgtggtgatatgtgaCCTTGAGAAGGACAATATGACAGATCCGATAATCCTACCACCAGCCGATTGTATCATCAGTGCTTGGCTCCTGGAGGAGATCAGCAAAGACCATGATGATTTCATTAAATATCTTAGGAAGTTCTCAAAATTGCTAAAACCTGGAGGACATATCATATTATTTGGGTGTTTAGATATAACATTTTTTACAGTCGGGAAAGACAAGTACCATGCTCTGACATATGATGAGGATTTTGTCAGGAAAGCTCTAGTTGGAGAAGGATTTGTTATTGATAACTGTAAGGTTAAGAAGCGAAGGGCTGTGAGTGACATTATTGACTATAAGGCCATAATATTCGTTGCAGCTCACAAGGAGAAGTAG
- the LOC138769348 gene encoding nicotinamide N-methyltransferase-like isoform X1, which yields MDSCTHKIYHVHGCDSRQILDHYFSDKPDMAFKEDSLIFPIENLIKIFTEGHIKGDILIDLSIGPLVHLLYASCEFFKHIIVLKVSDRCIMELKRWLDSRTGAFNWEHAGKLHAEIEGNCDQSQDKDGKVRSAIQHVVFCDIEKENMTDPIVLPQADCIMIAWLLDDISKDQEDYIRYLRKFSRLLKPGGHLIIIGCLERTYTRVGKDKLRALHYNEDFVRNALVGEGFVIDYCNVKKRTSVSYLTDYKGVIFIAAHK from the exons ATGGACTCCTGTACCCATAAGATCTATCATGTCCATGGCTGTGATTCCAGACAAATTCTGGACCATTATTTCTCAGATAAACCTGATATGGCATTTAAAGAGGATTCTCTAATTTTCCCTATTGAAAATCTTATAAAAATTTTCACAGAGG GTCATATTAAAGGAGACATCTTGATTGACCTCAGCATCGGGCCCCTGGTTCATCTTCTCTATGCATCCTGTGAGTTTTTTAAACACATCATAGTGCTGAAGGTCAGTGACAGATGCATCATGGAGCTGAAGAGATGGCTGGACTCACGCACAGGAGCATTTAACTGGGAACATGCCGGAAAACTACATGCAGAGATAGAAGGAAACTG TGATCAGTCACAGGACAAAGACGGAAAAGTGAGATCAGCAATTCAACATGTCGTGTTCTGTGACATTGAGAAAGAAAATATGACGGATCCGATCGTCTTACCACAAGCCGATTGTATCATGATTGCTTGGCTTCTAGATGATATTAGCAAAGACCAAGAGGATTACATCAGATATCTGAGGAAGTTCTCAAGGTTGCTGAAACCTGGAGGACACCTCATAATAATTGGGTGTTTAGAGAGAACATATACAAGAGTTGGAAAAGACAAGCTCCGTGCCTTGCACTACAATGAAGATTTTGTCAGGAACGCTCTAGTTGGGGAAGGCTTTGTGATTGACTACTGTAATGTTAAGAAAAGAACGTCTGTGAGTTATCTTACTGACTATAAGGGCGTCATATTCATTGCAGCTCACAAGTAG